The nucleotide window ACATCACCCACGCCCGCGCCTACGCAGCCGTGAACGAGAACCCCCTGGCTGCGCGCGCCCTGCTCGCTGCCGAAGACGCCCTCCTACGCGACGACGGCCCCCAGCCCAGCTACTCACGCGTAAGCGGCCCGGCTGCCGGCACCGTGGCCAGCCACACCGCCCGCACCCTCACCGACCTCGCCGATCACATCGGCACCGAACAGCAGCACCGCGAGGCTCTCACCCGCTGGGACCCGGACCAATACAAGCGCGTCCACGCCCTCACCCACGCTGACCTCGGCGACAGCGTCGCCGCCCAGACCCGAGCTGATGAGGCGGTCGCCGCTTGGACCCAGGCCCTCGTCCTCATGGAAGGGATGACCTCCGACCGCACCCGCAAGGCGATCTCCTCGATCCGCTCCACCCTCGCGGTCTACCAGCGCCGCCGCGTCCCCGGCGCCGCCGATCTCGCCCGCCGCGCCCGCGAGGCCCTCGCCTAACATGCCCGACACCCCGCCCGACGAAGGGAACACCGTGGCCCAGCAGACCGACGACCGCTCCCAAGCCCTCAAGCCGGCGCTCGACTCGATGACCCTGCTGGTCGCGGCCGTCATCGTCCACGACAAGGCCACCAACCGCGTCGTCCTCCTCCAGCGCAGCGAGAACGCCAAGTTCGCCCAAGGCATGTGGGACCTCCCCGTCGGCAAAAGCGAACCGGGCGAGCCCATCACGGATACCGCGGTCCGCGAGCTCTACGAGGAGACGGGCCTCACGGTGAAGCCCGAGTCCCTCAAGGTCGCCCACGTCATCCACGGTGCCTGGGGCGTCGAAGCCCCCAACGGCTTCCTCACGGTCGTGTTCGCCGCCCACGACTGGACCGGCGAACCCGAAAACCGCGAACCCCGCAAGCACTCGCAGGTCCGCTGGGTCCACGCCGATGCCATCCCCGATGCCTTCGTGGACACGACTGCCAGTGCGCTGCATTGCTACCTCACCGGCGGCCCTCAGGTATCCCAGGACGGCTGGAGGTAACGAGCAACTTCCGTTGTGCCAACCATTGCTTATGAGGTCACGGAATAGTGACCACCATGGGGCGCAAACGGCCTCGACACCTACCCTCCGCACAGACCCATCTGGGGGAAGGTTGATAACACCGGCTTCCACGTCAGGCCAGTGATCACGCAACTGGCGAGCTTCTTCTTGGAGCACCGGTGACAAAGTGGCTAGCGCATGCTCGAAAGCGTCCCGGGCCGCCTTTGGCGAGGCGTTCCCATCTATCACATACTGCTTTTCGATGTATGTGACGTTGTTGTTGTCACCCACCGCAGAAGCGGTGATAGATCCGCCAGCCACGACCGCGCCGGCCCAGGGGAGTGGCGTCATCGTTCGCTACCACCCCCGAGGGCGCTGTCCGTGATGTCACCACCAGCTGCGATCCCATCTTGACCAGCCCGCACGTCGTCCGTGTTTCGTCTCGCCGCAGCACGACTAGGCGACGAGTGGGGGCCGCTCACCTTGGAGTTGTTCCCGATCGCGGAGCCAGTGATATTGCCGCCGGCCACGACCGATCGGCGGCCGCCTCGCACTCGCCGCCCGCCCGCAGGCCCGCCTCCTGTACTTCGGAACAAAGCAACCACAGAAACTGGCAAGCTGAGCATCGAGACGACCGCACCCCCATACCCCTACGGTCCGCTCTGTCGTGTCAGGGCCCGCGAAGACGGCGACCAGGACCAGCGCTACAGTCGCCACGCCGGTCAACGCAACCGTCACCGATATCCATACGCGCCCGGTCCCGACCATAGCCACCAACTCATCGACCCTTCGCCAACGCCCGTTCTGCACAGAAGAACGGTGACAGTTGGGGAAGCAGCGGTTACGGGTCAGCTCAGTGCGCCGCCATAGTCCGGCAGCTTGAATCCCTTTTCGTAGTGGCCGCCCTCGAAGTCGGTGCTGCGGTTGCCGACGTTGGCGATGAGGGTGTACCCCTCCCCCTCGTACTGCTTGCGGCAGCCGAGCTTCACCTGGGCCTTGCCGGGGCTGTGTCCCCCGGGCTTGAGGCAGAGTCCGTCGACGGTGTAGCCGGCCGAGGTGAGCTGCCGGGTCGTGGCACGCTTCGAGTCGGCGCTGCGGTAGGAGGCGAACAGCACCGCCGCGCCGTGCTCGTGGGCGTACTCCGTGGCGTCGAGGATCACCTTGACCGGCTGTCCCTCGTCGTAGTGCGTGGCCAGCGACGTATTGTCGATATCCAGGACGACGGCGGGCTTTTCACCGCTGCGGACATGCGCCAGGCGGTGTTTCAGGTCGCTGTGCAGATCGGCCGCCACCGGAGCGACGTCCCGGAGCCACTGGCTCTTCGACGGCAGCGAGTCCGAAGGGGGCGCGGCCTGTGCCGCCGTGGGAGACGTGGCCAGGGCGCACAGCACCGCACCGGCCATGAGAGCGGCCTTCGTTCCTCGGGGCATGGATCGTTTCTCCTTTTGCGGTGCCACCCAGTACGTGCGGGTGGGGGAGATATCCGTCCCTGACCAGGACCATGGCGCCTCGGTCCATGGGCAGTTCGTCATGACGGCCGACATGGTGCCCGCGAAAACTGAACGCCGGGTGAAATGCGCACACCATGAGCGGACATCGCGGAAACGCATGCCTTCCGGCCGGTGTCCAAAGATCTCGACAGCGCCGTGCACGGACCATCCGGACCACGGACGGGCCGAGCGCGTCGGTCACGACGGGGCCGGTCCGCGCCGGCGCCGCGGCAGGTGCAGACCGCCGGCCGCCATGCCCCGCACGGGCAGTTCGTCCGCCGGGGCGGCAGCCGGGCCGGTGCCCCGCGCCGCTCTCCCGTAGCGCCGGGCCAGCGGGGCGGAGGTGAGGCCGTGGGCGAGGACGCTGAGCAGCACCGTGCAGGCGATCACCGGGAGCACCGGCTGGGCACCGGCGGGGGCGAGTTCCTCGACCGCGAGCAGCCCGAAGATGACCGAGGCCAGGCCGCGGGGCCCGAACCAGCCGACGAACAGCACCGTTCGGGCGTCCAGACCGCTGCCGGCCAGGCACAGCGCCACCGGCACCATGCGGATCACCGTCAGGCTCAAGACGGCGTAGAGCACGGCCTGCCAGGTGAGGTGAGCGGCCAGCTCCGGGAGCAGGAGGGCGCCGAAGACCAGCCACACCAGCACCGACAGCAGCGCCGCGGACTGCTCGACGTACAGCAGCACCCGCGGCGGCGCCCCGTGCACCGTGCCGAAGGCCAGACCGGTGACGAAGGCGGCGACGAAGCCGTTGCCGCCGAGGGCGAGCGCGGAGGTGTAGCCGAGCAGCGCCAGGGCCAGGACGCCCGCGCCGGCGAAGTCCTCGGCCGCCCAGCCGTTGCGGAGCGCGGTTCTCAGCAGCCACCCGGCGGCCAGCCCGGCCACCGCGCCGTACGCCGCGCCGACGGCGAGTTCCACCAGGGCATGACCGGAGGCTCCCGGTCCGGCGGTCCCGCCGGCCGCGGACATCCCGGCCAGGGCGAGCACCACCAGCGGAGTGGCGATGCCGTCGTTGAGGCCGCTCTCCACATTGATGACCCGGCGGATCTTCACCGGTACCTCGGGGTTGACCATCATCGTGGCGCCGAGCGCGGCATCCGTCGGCGCGAGCGCGGCCCCGACGTACAGGGCGGCCCAGCCCGAGACGCCGGGGAGCAGGGCGGCCGCCAGCAGCGTGCCCAGGGCCGTGCACAGCGGCAGACCGATGCCCAGCAGCCTTACGTAGAGGCCGAGTTCGGGGCGCAGGGCCCGGAAGGAGAGCCGTGCGGCGTCGGTGAAGAGCACCCACACCAGCGTGACCTCGGCCAGCGCCTTGACCGTTTCGTGCGGCAGCGCCAGGTGGAGGGTTCCGGTGCCCTCGCCCAGCAGCAGGCCCAGCAGCACGAAGGCGGCCGGGGCGGTGAGTTCGAAGCGCTCCATCCGCCGTGAGCACAGGCACCACAGGAACAGCAGGAGCAGGACCAGGGAAAGGGTGCCGTCCACGGGGACTCTCCAGGGCTCGGCCTCGTCGGCCTTCGGGCACCCCACTCTCGGACATCGCACCCGGCACCGGGCGGTGTGCGGCGGGCCGAAGCGCCGCCTTTCACGCTGTTGGCCGAAGCGCCGGGCGCCGTTCGCCGCCCCCGGCCGCGGCGAACGGGCTCCCGCCGCCCCGGGGCGTCAACCGCCCCGGGGCGTTCAGCCGGCGTCCGGCAGGTGGCGGGCGGCGCGGACCGCGCTCCGGCCGCACCGGACTCCGACCGCGACCGCCACCAGGACGCAGCCGCGCAGGGCGGCGCCGAGCACGTTCCACGGGAGGACCGCCCCCGGCACCGTGGCGACGAGGAACAGGCAGTGCCAGAGGGTGACGAGTGCGACGACGGCAGTCGCGAGCAGCAGAGGGACGGTCAGATGCCAACGGGCCGCCGCCCGCAGGACGTGGTGGTGGCCCGTCAGGGCGGCGAGCCGCACCAGACCCTGCCGGGTCCGGAGGAACTCCGCCGCCGCACTCAGGCTCCCCGCCAGCAGCAACAGGGCGCAGCCCAGGGAACCGAACAGCAGCAGCCAGTTGTTCACCCGGGCCTTGGTCG belongs to Streptomyces sp. NBC_01454 and includes:
- a CDS encoding NUDIX domain-containing protein; the encoded protein is MPDTPPDEGNTVAQQTDDRSQALKPALDSMTLLVAAVIVHDKATNRVVLLQRSENAKFAQGMWDLPVGKSEPGEPITDTAVRELYEETGLTVKPESLKVAHVIHGAWGVEAPNGFLTVVFAAHDWTGEPENREPRKHSQVRWVHADAIPDAFVDTTASALHCYLTGGPQVSQDGWR
- a CDS encoding cation:proton antiporter domain-containing protein → MDGTLSLVLLLLFLWCLCSRRMERFELTAPAAFVLLGLLLGEGTGTLHLALPHETVKALAEVTLVWVLFTDAARLSFRALRPELGLYVRLLGIGLPLCTALGTLLAAALLPGVSGWAALYVGAALAPTDAALGATMMVNPEVPVKIRRVINVESGLNDGIATPLVVLALAGMSAAGGTAGPGASGHALVELAVGAAYGAVAGLAAGWLLRTALRNGWAAEDFAGAGVLALALLGYTSALALGGNGFVAAFVTGLAFGTVHGAPPRVLLYVEQSAALLSVLVWLVFGALLLPELAAHLTWQAVLYAVLSLTVIRMVPVALCLAGSGLDARTVLFVGWFGPRGLASVIFGLLAVEELAPAGAQPVLPVIACTVLLSVLAHGLTSAPLARRYGRAARGTGPAAAPADELPVRGMAAGGLHLPRRRRGPAPS
- a CDS encoding HAD family acid phosphatase — encoded protein: MPRGTKAALMAGAVLCALATSPTAAQAAPPSDSLPSKSQWLRDVAPVAADLHSDLKHRLAHVRSGEKPAVVLDIDNTSLATHYDEGQPVKVILDATEYAHEHGAAVLFASYRSADSKRATTRQLTSAGYTVDGLCLKPGGHSPGKAQVKLGCRKQYEGEGYTLIANVGNRSTDFEGGHYEKGFKLPDYGGALS